A DNA window from Clostridia bacterium contains the following coding sequences:
- a CDS encoding TSUP family transporter produces the protein MNFEINLANVIFICIAGFAAATVDAIAGGGGLISLPAILAAGVPPHFALGTNKFASSFGAFTSAFTFTRLKKVFVPLMKYTVPCTLVGSVMGVLTALKIDQKFLQIIILVLIFATAIYTIVKKDFGSEYKFIELTRKNIIQGCIFAFGLGFYDGFFGPGTGSFLIFLFISVYGFDFTIAAGNSKVLNSVSNITSLVMFALNGKILYMVGIPMALSMIVGARLGSKIAIKNGAKVIKPIFVAIALVLTLKLLYSSLFA, from the coding sequence ATGAATTTTGAAATAAATCTAGCCAACGTTATATTTATATGCATTGCAGGCTTTGCAGCAGCTACAGTAGATGCTATTGCCGGAGGGGGAGGTCTTATAAGCCTTCCAGCTATACTTGCAGCTGGAGTGCCGCCTCATTTTGCTCTAGGCACCAACAAATTTGCAAGCTCCTTTGGAGCCTTCACAAGCGCATTTACTTTTACACGCTTAAAAAAGGTATTTGTTCCACTTATGAAATATACAGTGCCATGTACTCTGGTGGGCTCGGTGATGGGAGTGCTCACTGCACTGAAAATTGACCAGAAGTTTCTTCAGATAATAATATTAGTACTTATTTTTGCGACTGCAATATACACAATTGTTAAGAAGGACTTTGGAAGTGAGTATAAATTTATTGAACTCACAAGGAAAAACATCATACAGGGTTGCATATTTGCGTTTGGCCTTGGGTTTTATGATGGCTTCTTTGGACCTGGGACAGGCTCTTTCCTGATATTCCTTTTTATAAGTGTTTACGGCTTTGATTTCACAATAGCTGCCGGTAACAGCAAAGTGTTGAATTCTGTGAGCAACATCACATCACTTGTGATGTTTGCGTTAAATGGAAAGATACTCTACATGGTAGGAATACCAATGGCTCTTTCAATGATAGTGGGAGCTAGGTTAGGAAGTAAAATAGCTATAAAGAACGGTGCAAAGGTAATTAAGCCAATATTTGTGGCAATAGCACTGGTACTCACGCTGAAGCTGTTATATAGTTCGTTATTCGCATAA
- a CDS encoding metalloregulator ArsR/SmtB family transcription factor, whose protein sequence is MEDTKKYEGTAEILKAIAHPVRLCIIKGLLNKECNVSHMQECLELPQSTVSQHLSILRAKGIIKGERNGLEVTYSVVNEDVKKIINALFD, encoded by the coding sequence ATGGAAGATACAAAAAAATATGAGGGTACGGCAGAAATATTAAAGGCTATTGCCCATCCCGTGAGGCTTTGCATTATAAAGGGACTTCTCAATAAAGAGTGCAACGTATCGCACATGCAGGAATGCCTGGAGCTTCCGCAGTCAACAGTATCGCAGCATCTGAGCATATTGAGGGCAAAGGGCATTATAAAAGGTGAGAGAAACGGGCTGGAGGTAACGTACAGCGTAGTAAATGAAGATGTGAAGAAGATCATTAACGCATTATTTGATTAA
- a CDS encoding FAD-dependent oxidoreductase gives MEKQKLVVIGAVAAGTKAASKAQRDNPDYDVKVFTKERYISYAGCGLPYYIGGIIKEKQELLVRTVEDFKKEQDIDIFIEHEVKKINASEKKVIVEDLRSGKISEFPYDKLIIATGASPIVPPLENVNLRNIFTLRSVADAFAIRELLDSGAAKKAVVVGGGFIGLEAAENLKHRGLDVTIVELVPHILPPFDEEIALYAQNHMVSKGVKILTGQKVTGFEGADGRVTIVKTSAADIEADLVILSIGVRPNTGIAAEAGIEMGVTKAIKVNEYMETNIKDIYAAGDCAENMNLITRKPAWYPMGSTANKTGRIAGHNAVLENQENVLKESLEGVLGTTIVRLFEVNAAKTGLSERDAIKEGYEIETILVPANDRAHYFPGYKQIITKLIVEKRTHKVLGAQVVGEGAADKPIDIIATAITLGARVEDLAKLDLAYAPPFSMAMSSTILAANVMLNKLEGKIEVVKAEELSGKLEDGSINVIDVREEAEFFISAIPGTKNIPMNELEARADELDKSKETIILVCKVGKRAFLAYLKLKKLGFTNMKVLEGGTCAYPYKLE, from the coding sequence ATGGAAAAACAAAAACTGGTTGTTATAGGTGCAGTTGCAGCAGGGACAAAGGCTGCTTCAAAAGCTCAAAGGGATAATCCGGACTATGATGTGAAGGTTTTTACCAAGGAAAGATATATATCATATGCCGGTTGCGGTCTGCCTTATTACATAGGCGGGATTATCAAGGAAAAGCAGGAGCTTCTGGTAAGGACAGTGGAGGACTTCAAAAAGGAGCAGGATATTGACATATTCATAGAGCATGAAGTAAAGAAGATAAATGCTTCTGAAAAGAAAGTAATAGTCGAGGATTTGAGAAGCGGAAAGATAAGCGAATTTCCTTATGATAAGCTGATTATAGCTACAGGGGCCTCACCAATTGTCCCACCACTTGAAAACGTTAACCTAAGGAATATATTTACACTTAGAAGCGTAGCAGATGCATTTGCGATAAGGGAGCTGCTGGATTCCGGTGCAGCAAAAAAGGCAGTAGTGGTAGGTGGAGGCTTTATAGGGCTGGAGGCGGCTGAAAATCTTAAGCATAGGGGACTGGACGTCACTATAGTGGAGCTTGTGCCGCATATACTTCCACCCTTTGATGAGGAAATTGCACTATATGCCCAAAACCATATGGTAAGCAAGGGAGTTAAAATATTGACCGGTCAAAAGGTCACCGGCTTTGAAGGTGCTGATGGAAGGGTGACTATTGTAAAAACCTCAGCAGCGGATATTGAAGCTGACCTTGTAATACTATCTATCGGAGTGAGACCCAATACAGGTATTGCTGCCGAAGCAGGCATTGAAATGGGTGTGACCAAGGCTATCAAAGTGAATGAGTATATGGAAACAAATATAAAGGACATATATGCGGCAGGAGACTGTGCTGAGAATATGAACCTGATTACCAGGAAGCCCGCATGGTATCCTATGGGATCTACAGCAAACAAAACAGGAAGAATCGCCGGACACAATGCTGTGCTGGAAAATCAGGAGAATGTACTGAAGGAAAGCCTGGAGGGAGTACTTGGAACTACAATAGTAAGGCTTTTTGAGGTGAATGCGGCAAAGACTGGACTTTCTGAAAGAGATGCTATAAAGGAAGGCTACGAGATTGAAACCATATTGGTTCCTGCAAATGACAGAGCGCATTATTTCCCGGGGTATAAACAGATAATTACAAAGCTTATTGTAGAAAAGAGGACCCATAAGGTGCTTGGGGCACAGGTAGTAGGAGAAGGCGCGGCTGACAAACCTATAGATATAATTGCAACTGCAATAACTCTTGGAGCAAGGGTTGAGGATCTGGCTAAGTTGGACCTTGCCTATGCACCGCCTTTTTCAATGGCAATGAGTTCAACAATTCTCGCGGCTAATGTCATGTTAAACAAGCTGGAAGGCAAAATAGAAGTAGTGAAGGCTGAAGAACTGTCGGGCAAGCTGGAAGATGGAAGCATCAACGTCATTGATGTGAGAGAAGAGGCGGAATTTTTCATATCCGCAATACCAGGTACAAAAAATATACCTATGAATGAGCTTGAAGCGAGAGCGGATGAGCTGGATAAAAGCAAAGAGACAATAATACTGGTATGCAAGGTTGGCAAGAGAGCTTTCCTGGCATATCTCAAGCTT